Below is a window of Allomuricauda ruestringensis DSM 13258 DNA.
GTAGCCCCGCCAATAGAAACACCAATAAAATGGCCGGCAATGCTTTCTCGAGATCACCATCGTTCATGGCCACAATGCCTGCAACGACGACCATACTAACGGCGGTCATAGGCGCCGTAGGTCCGGATATCTGGGTATTGGTGCCGCCAAACAAGGCTGCGAAAAAACTGATGAATATGGCACCGTACAACCCGGCACTGGGACCCATACCCGAACTGACACCAAAGGCCAGTGCCAAGGGAAGGGCCACAATGCCCGCGGTAATACCACCAAATAAATCTCCTTTAAAGTTGGAAAAAAAATGTTTCATAAATGTTTTGATTGTTTATCTAATGAACCAATAGTGCAGATATTTTCGGAACAGAATCGCTTACACATCTAAAATCTTCCTTTTGGAAAATCAGTCTTTATTTCTTGGAGCCACTCATTATTATTTATGTGACATCTCGAGCGTACCGATTGCCCATTATCAATAATTGACGACCATGGCTCTACAATTAATGCTTGAAGCCTATCATTCTATGTTTTGAAATTTGTTCAATCCGCTGATCAGTTCACTATTGAGGTTTTCTGTTGAAGCGTTCCAAAATCTTGGAGAGCAACAACAATTTAATTTGTGAATAGCTTTTTATATGGGCCATATAACCATCTCGATTTTTCTCATGGGTATTGAGGTAATAGGCATCACATTCCATAGTATCGCATTCGATGGCGTTCACCATGGTCTGTTCGTAGCGGTACAATGTTCCCAATCGAAGTTGATTCTCCCTTTGGATCACCAAAAGCCTTTGGTGCATGGACGGATTCCCCAACAAACGTTTTTCCAATTGGATCAAGTACTGCAGTTCTTCATTGATCCCTTCCATGGTCTCGGTCCAATTGGTTATTTCCAGTTTGTCCTTTTTACTGATAATCTGGCTTATGGATTCATGAAAGTAGGGTCTGTTCACTGATTTCATAATACCATGTTTATGTTGATGGACTCATTTTCTTGTTCAACATTCTCAATGGTCAGTTTCTGCTTACCCGATGGAAATTCCCAAACAATGGAATCCCCTTTGGCGTAGCCCATTACGGCAGCCCCCATAGGGGTCAATATGGATATACAATTGTTCTTGACATCGCTTTTGCTAGGTAATACCAACTTGAATTTTTTATGCCATCCATTTTCAGAAACAATGGTGGCATTTGAATTGAACCGTATGACATCCTTGGGCATATCATCCTCATCCAAAATCATTGCCGTCTCCATTTCTTCCATTAACTTCTTTATCGATTTCTTCCATGTATTGTCCTTATGGTATCCAGAAAGGTTCATCAACTTTTTGAGAAGGACATA
It encodes the following:
- a CDS encoding GreA/GreB family elongation factor yields the protein MKYGSLLIEKKEYVLLKKLMNLSGYHKDNTWKKSIKKLMEEMETAMILDEDDMPKDVIRFNSNATIVSENGWHKKFKLVLPSKSDVKNNCISILTPMGAAVMGYAKGDSIVWEFPSGKQKLTIENVEQENESININMVL